GGGCCAATGGGTACAACGGTGAGCCTGGCCCGGGGGTGGGCTGGTTTTTTCAGTGCTCACTGAAGCTTTAGTTGTTTTGCGCGATGGGTGCCAGCTTGGCATGACTGAAATCTATTTGAAACACGGGTGCCTGTAGGAGCGGCCTTGTGTCGCGATAGGGGGCGCTCCTACAGGGACGTGGATGCGAAAAGGGCCCCGAAGGGCCCTTTTGTACTGCGCTCCTGATCTTACTGACCGGGAATGTCCTTGCGCAGTTTCACCGGATCGTGCTCCTTGCCCTTCTTGCGCGCCAGCGCCGTGCGCATGCGGATGTTGATCGCTTCAACCGCCAGCGAGAAGGCCATGGCGAAGTAGACATAGCCCTTCGGTACGTGCACGTCGAAAGATTCGGCGATCAGCACGGTACCAACGACGATCAGGAACGAAAGCGCAAGCATCTTCAGCGACGGGTGCTTGTCGATGAAGTCGCTGATGGTGCCGGCGCAGAGCATCATCACCAGCACCGCGACGATGATCGCGGCGATCATCACCGGTACGTGGGAGACCATGCCCACCGCAGTGATCACCGAGTCCAGGGAGAACACGATGTCGATGATGGCGATCTGGATGATGGTGTAGAAGAACTTGCCGCCCGCCCCTTTCGGCGCGTCCGCGCTCTCGTCCTCGCCTTCCAGGCCGTGGTAGATCTCCTGGGAGCTCTTCCACAGCAGGAACAGGCCGCCGAAGAACAGGATCAGGTCGCGCCCGGAGATGCCCTGGCCGAGCACATGGAACAGGTCGTCGGTCAGGCGCATGACCCAGGTGATCGACAGCAGCAGCATGATCCGCGTGACCATGGCCAGGGCCAGGCCGAAGATCCGCGTGCGCGGCTGCATGTGCTTGGGCATGCGGCTGACCAGGATCGAGATCATGATGATGTTGTCGATCCCGAGCACAATCTCAAGCGCGGTGAGGGTGAAAAAGGCAACCCAGATTTCCGGGCTGGTCAGCCATTCCATGTGTATTCCTTCGAGCGTTAAAGGCAAAGCGCCCAAGAGGCCGGGCGCTTTGCAGTTGGATGATGCGCTTGTATTACAGACTGCTGAACAGCGGGAAAGTCCCCAGTGCCAGCGCGCCGGCCATTATGCACAGGCACACCAGCACTGCCCACTTGAGGGTGAAGCGCTGGTGGTCGCCGAACTCGATGCCGGCCAGGGCAACCAGCAGGTAGGTGGAGGGTACCAGCGGGCTGAGCAGGTGCACCGGCTGTCCGACGATCGACGCGCGAGCCATTTCCACCGGGGTGACGCCGTAGTGGCTGGCGAACTCCGACAGCACCGGCAGCACGCCGTAGTAGAAGGCGTCGTTGGACATGAAGAAGGTGAACGGCATGCTGACGATCGCGGTGATCACCGCCATGTACGGGCCGAACGCTTCCGGGATCACCGCCAGCAGGCTCTTGGACATGGCGTCGACCATGCCGGTGCCCGACAGAATGCCGGTGAAGATGCCGGCGGCGAAGATCAGCCCGCTGACGGCCAGCACGCTGGAGGCGTGGGCGGCGATGCGGTCCTTCTGCTGCTGCAGGCACGGGTAGTTGACGATCATGGCGATGCTGAAGGCAATCATGAACAGCACCGGCAGCGGCAGCACGCCGGCGATCAGCGCGACCATCAGCGCTGCGGTCAGGGCACCGTTGAACCAGATCAGTTTCGGCCGGCGCGCTTCGGGGAACTGCGACACGCTGATCTCGCTGTGGTCGATGTCGTCGGTCGGCAGGTGCAGCTCGCCCAGGCGGGCACGCTCGCGCTTGCCGTACCAGTAGGCGATGGCCAGGATCGCCGCCACGCCGAAGGCCATGGCCGGGATCATCGGTACGAAGATGTCCGACGGGTCCACGTGCAGGGCGCTGGCGGCGCGGGCGGTGGGGCCGCCCCACGGAGTCATGTTCATCACTCCGCCGGCGAGGATGATCAGGCCGGCCATGATCCGCGGGCTCATGCCCAGGCGGCTGTACAGCGGCAGCATGGCGGCGCAGCAGATCATGTAGGTGGTGGCGCCGTCACCGTCGAGGGACACCACCAGGGCCAGCACCGCGGTGCCGACCGAGACTTTCAGCGGGTCGCCCTTGACCAGCTTGAGGATCTTGCGCACGGCCGGGTCGAACAGGCCGGAGTCGATCATCAGGGCGAAGTAGAGAATGGCGAACATCAGCATCACGCCGGTGGGCGCGAGCTTGCTGATGCCTTCGAGCATCATTGGGCCGATCTTGGCGGAAAAGCCACCGAACAGGGCGAACAGGATCGGTACCAGGATCAGCGCGATCAAGGCCGACAGGCGCTTGGTCATGATCAGGTACATGAAGGTGATGACCATGGCGAAGCCGAGGAAGGTCAGCATGGCGGTACTCCAGGCGTGGCGCGGCGAAAGGAAGGACGATTCGGGCGGATCAGCGCGTCAGGCGCTGCGCGAGGAGCAGGCGGAGGGATACTGCGAGAAGGCGGGCACAGGAAAACATCAGAATCACCATTGTTGTTGTTGATTGGGCCGGGGCGCGGAGGTTTCCGGGTGCCCTGGCTGGCCGGTCTGCTGCCGGTGGTGGCGCTATCCTATGTGGGCAAGCTTTCAGCCAGCTTTCGCCTGCGCTCAGGCGACGGGAGGTCATTTCGATGGTGGATGTCGTGGAAGGCGGGTGTCATTGCGGGGCGTTGCGCTACCGGCTGCAGGCCGATCTGGGCGATGTCGCCCATTGCCATTGCTCGATCTGCCGGCGGGTCAGCGGCGGTACGCTGGTGACCTGGGTCACCCTGCCCCTCGCGGGTTTCCAGTGGCTGGCGGGCTCGCCCCAGCGCTACATGGCGCCGCAGAGCTGCAGCCGGTATTTCTGTGGCAACTGCGGGGCGCACGTGGCGCTGGTGACCGCGCATAGCCCTGAAACGATCGATGTGACGGTGGCGACGCTGGATCACCCGGAGCGGGTGCCGGCCAATCGGCATATCTGGGTGGGGAGCCGGTTGCCATGGTTGCAGGTGGATCAAGGGTTGCCGGAGGAGGACGAGGAAAGCCTGTAGGGCATTGTGCTACCTCTGTTCGGCCTTATCGCCATGCGCTAGGGCAGCTGCAACCCCCCGGCCGCCTTGTGCAACGCCCGCAGATGCTCGCCCACCTGCTTGATATTGGCCTCCACGGCCTTGATCTCCCTGCCCCGTTCCGGCCCCAGCAGCGCCCTCACCTGCTGGTCCAAGTCGGTGCTCAGCCGTAGCAGCTGCGCCTGGCGCTCGCTGCTCACCTGCTCCAGCTGCTTGCGCTCGGCAGGCTGCGGCAGGCCATAGCCCCCTGCCCCCAGCAATTCCGCCGGGCGGCTGAGGAAGCCGCTGTTGGCCAGCATCGCCTGCAAGGTTTCGTTGGCCTTGTCGAAGCTGCCGTCCTTGAGCGCCCGGCCATTCAGGTAGCGTTGCTTGACCTCGTCCTGGGCCAGCAGCAGCTGGCGGCGCAGGCCGGCCTGCTCGAGCAGCAGCAAGGCCGCGCTGGTACGCAGGTCGGCGCGGTCGAACCATTGGCGGCGCTGCTCGGCGTCCAGCGCCAGCCAGTCTTCCACGCTCGTCTGCTTGATCGGCAACTGCTTGCGCAGCACCTCGAACATTGCCTGGTAGCGGTCGCGATAAGAGTCGAAGCGATAACCCAGGCGCAGTGCCTCCCGCGGGTCGTCGAGCACGTGGGTATCGGCCAGTCCCCTGCCCTTGAGTACCTCCAGCAAGCCGTTGGGCATGATGCTGTCAAGGTCGTTCAGGCGCGGGTTGCCGGTGCCGCTGCGCAGCAGCTTGAGCGATTCCACGGCGCAGTTGTTGGACAGGAAGTAGTAGTTACCGTCGTAGCTCCAGTGCATCTCGGCGGCCTGGCGCACCAGGTTCTCGATCTCGCCGCGGCTGAGCTTGAGCGGCACCGAGGCCAGGCTGCGCAGCTCGGTCTTGGTGTATTCGTCGATCACCTGCCCCAGCGGCAGCACGAACAGCCGCGAGGGATAGGCGCCGGTCAGGCCGTCCCAGCTGGACAGCTGCACGTCGTTGACGAAGGCGCGGTACGACAGCACCAGGCTCTGGTCCAAGTCCAGGCGGCAGGCTGGACCGCGCGGGCGGCCCGGGGCGCAGATCACCAGGCGCAGCATGCTGTGGCCCCAACGGCTGACCCAGTTCTGGTTGGCTTCGGCCAGCAGGTAGTCCACCTCGTAGACCCGCTCCGGGTCGATCTCACCCAATGGCTGGCGGGCGAAATCGTTGCCGGCATTGAGGAACGGCAGGCCCCTGGCGCAGGTGTCCTGTTGCGGCGCCCAGCCGAAATGGTCGCGCAGGTACTGGTTTAGCGCAGGGCGACGGCAGCCGTAGCTCGGGTCGAGGAGGAAGTATTCCATGTTGACCGCGATGAACTCTTTCGGGCTGCTCAGCTCGTAGGCGTCCGGGCTGCGTACCAGCTGGCCGTTGTGCTGCTCGCGCTCGCCGCGCCGGCCGACGTACTGTGGCCAGCCGGCCAAGTCCAGCAGGCGCGGGTCGTCGCTCAGGGTAAAGCGGCGTTCGGCCTGGCCACGGCAGTCCTGCGGCAGCCCGACCTTGCCCAGGGCGCCTTGCTGGCGCTTGCAGCGGCTGATCAGCTGGCGCTCGGCGTCCGGCCACAGGCGCGCGCGGTCATAGATATGGGTGAGTTCGTGGAGCACGGTGGCCAGCAATTCCTCGCGGACCGTGCCGTGGGGACGGTTGGTCTTCTCGCGGGCGGCGCTGCCGTCGACCAGGCCCGGCAGCAGGCGCCGGTTGAGTTCCAGGCTGGCCACCGGAGAGGCCTGGCCGTAGGCGTCCTCGGGCATGCGCTCGGTCCAGCCGACCAGGATTTGCCGGTCCAATTGCTGCTTGAAGCGCGGTGGCAGCTTGGCCATGGCTTCGTCGAGCAACGTCTGGGTCGCCTGCTGTTGTGCAGGGTCGAGGCCGTCGCGCTGCAGCACCAGCTGCAGGTCGGCCAGGGCGGGCGTGCCGAGCAGCGTCAGGGCGCAGCCCAGCAGCCAGGCACGCACGCGCTTCACAGGGCGAGGATGGCTTCGGCCAGCACCTGGTCGCTGGCGTCACGGGCCTCGGGGACGCGGGCGCGCAGGGTGTCGAAGGCGGCCTCGAGCTGGGCGCCGCGGATATCACCGTTGCTGGCGACGAAGCTGGCGGCGTCGTCGTGGGCTTCACGCACCACTTTCGAGTCGCGGATCGAGGTGGTGGTGTCGGAGGTGAAATCGATCGAACGGCCAAAGGCGCGGACGATGATGTTGCTGGTGGCCACCAGGGTGTGGGCCTGGGCCAGGTCGGCGAGCAGCAGCATGCCGAGGGTGGCGGCGATCAGCGGTTTACGCATGGAGCATCTCCGGAAGTACAGGGGAGTCGAATGTAGTTATTGGACGAGAATCGCTTCGGCCAGTTCACGGTCGCCGACGCAAGGCCGGGCCAGGTCCTGGTGCAGCATGTCCAGCGCCGCCTGCAGGCGCGCGCCACGGATCCGGCCGTCGCTGGCGACGAACGCGGCGGCGTCGTCACGGGCGGCGGCGACCAGCTTGTGGTCGAACGGCGCGGCGGTAACCTGGCTGGTGACGTAGCCGCTGATGACCAGGCTCTGGGTGGTGGTATCCATGGCCTGGGCGCTGCTCATGCAGGCCAGGGCGAACAGTGAAGGCAACAGGTAACGCATGGGCGGTCTGGCGATGATCTCGGGCTGCGAAGGCTACCCCGGATCCACGGGCGGGGCCAGTGAATCCGGGCGGTGCGGGGCTCAGATGGCGAGGATGGCGCGGGCCAGTTGCGCGTCGCTGGCCTGCAGCTCCGGCAGTTGCTGGCGAATATGCGCGAACGCGCTCTCCAGCTTGGCGCCGCGAATGGCGCCGTCGCTGCCAACGAAGCTGGCGGCATCGTCACGGGCGGCCTTGACGATCTTGTCGTCGCGGAACGAGGAGGAGATGTCGGAGGTGGCGTCGGTGGAGGCGGCTACTGCGCCTACCACAGCGTCGGTGGTGACGACGAAGCTGGTGGCATTGGCCGCGCCGGCGAGCGACAGCAGCAAGGCGGCGCCAAACAGGTGATAACGGGACATGGTCGGGGACTCCTGCACAGGGTCTGGATGGTTCTGCTTATCGGACGCTCGCTTGGCTCGTCACGGTACTTTTCTCTGCCAGGCGCGTAAGACAAGCGTAACACGTGCTGGTTCGGCCATTTGGCTCGAGAAAAGATCACAAATAGTAACTGTACCTGTCGATTTGTAAGTTATAAAAACTGTTATGTTTGGTCGTGCGAATGCTCTAGTCCGGGCCTTGAAACAAAAAAACCCGCCGCAGTTTCCTGCAACGGGTTCTTGTGAGTTTGCGGTGCCGGCCTGGGCCGGCGTCCGGCGCTTAGCGCCAGAACGGCTTGCTCAGCTCTTCGTAGCGCTGCGACTCGCTGATGCCGGCGTCAGCCAGCAGGCGGGAGTCCAGGCGTGCCAGCTGGCGGCGGCTGGCCATGCGGCGCTGCCACAGTACCAGGGTGGACAGGACGCGCAGCGGCAGGGCGGCGTTGGAGGCTTGGGCTTTTTCGAAAACCAGGTCGGAACTGAGGGTACGTTCCATGATGTGTCATCCTTCCGCTTGTGGCGGCATTAGGGAGTGATTTAACTGGTGCCCATCTTCCTCTTCTCTCGTCCAGAACAGTAGGTACAGTTCAGGTGTATTGTGAGGGGGCAGTTAACTGTTGGAAGGGACTGTTGCACTTGTTATTGGCAAAACTGTACTGGTGTGCGCTTTTTTGGTGCGGTTTTGTGGAGGTAGTAGGGAAGTGATGAACAGAAAGTGATGTTTATGGCGGTACAGTAGTACAGTTTTAGACGGTTTTTACTTCAAGGTGTTCGACGGTACAGTTGCAGCGCCAGGTACTTGTCCGCCATCACGTGATCCCCAGCGCCCCCAAACCCCTCAAACCGACACCGCCGCCCCCCGCGCCCGCTCTGCCTTGCCCAGCAACCGCTTCATCCGCCATTCAAAGCCGAACGTCAGCGCCACCGCCGCGCAGGCCAGGCCCAGCGCCAGCCCCCACCAGATCCCCTGCGCGCCGCCGCCGAGGTTGAAGGCGAACAGCCACGCGCTCGGGGCGCCTACCAACCAGTAGCACACCAGGCCGATCAGGAAGGTGGTCTTGGCGTCCTTCAGACCACGGATCGAGCCCATGGCGATGGTCTGCACGCCATCGAACAGCTCGAACCATGCCGCCACCATCACCAACTGTACCGCCAGCATGAAGATCGCCGCGAAGGCCGGGTCGTTACGGTCGATGAACAAGCCGACCAGGACGTCCGGCAACAACCAGAACAGTGCGGCGAAGGCGAACATCAGCGAGGCACCGAAGCCGATACCCACGCGCCCGGCGCTGCGAGCCGCCAACAGGTTGCCGGCACCATAGTAGAGTCCGACGCGCATGGTCACCGCATACGAAAGGCCGGTCGGGACCATGAATGCGGTCGAGACGATCTGCAGTGCGATCTGGTGCGCCGCCAGTTCCGTGCTGCCCAGCACGCCCATGCACAGGGCGGCGAAGGCAAACAGGCCCACTTCGACCATATAGGTACCGCCAATCGGCAGGCCCAGCCGCCACAGCTCGCGCAGTGCCGGCAGGGAAGGGCGCGACAGCCCCTTGCGCAGCGGGTAGGCGGCATAGGCCTTGTGCCAGCGAATATAAAGCGCGAGGGCGATGGCCATGCCCAGGGTCACCACGGCGGTGACCAGGCCGATGCCCATCAGCCCGAGCTTGGGCAGGCCGAACATGCCCTCGATCAGCGCATGGTTGAACAGGTAGTTGAACACTGTGCCCACCAGGCTGATGACCATCACCGGGGTTGAGTGACCCAGGGCGCTGGTGAAGCCGCGCAGGGCCATGAAGGTCATGTAGCCGGGGAGGGCGAGCGGCAGCAGGGTGAGCAGCTGCATCGCCGAGTCGACGTTCTCCGGCTTCTGGCCGAACAGCAGCAGCACTGGCTTGAGGTTCCACATCACCAGCGCCGAGACCAACGCCAAGCCCCAGGCCAGCCACAGGCCGCTCTGGGCCAGGCGGGTGACGCCCTCGGTGTCGTTGGCGCCCTTGCGGATCGCCACCAGCGTGCCGACCGCGGCGATCACACCCAGGCAGAAGATCGACACGAACGAATAGCTCGCCGCGCCCAGGCCGCCACCGGCCAAGGCCTGAGGGCTGATGCGGGCCATCATCAGGGTGTCGGTGAGTACCATCAGCATGTGCGCCAACTGCGAGGCGATCAGCGGCCCGGCCAGGCGCAGCAAAGCCTTGAGTTCAGTGGTGGGCGCGACATGCATGGGGGCGGTCCTTCTGGATGAGTCGGGGAAGCGAGCCGTCGATTCTGAGGCCTCGGTCA
This window of the Pseudomonas mosselii genome carries:
- a CDS encoding TerC family protein; translated protein: MEWLTSPEIWVAFFTLTALEIVLGIDNIIMISILVSRMPKHMQPRTRIFGLALAMVTRIMLLLSITWVMRLTDDLFHVLGQGISGRDLILFFGGLFLLWKSSQEIYHGLEGEDESADAPKGAGGKFFYTIIQIAIIDIVFSLDSVITAVGMVSHVPVMIAAIIVAVLVMMLCAGTISDFIDKHPSLKMLALSFLIVVGTVLIAESFDVHVPKGYVYFAMAFSLAVEAINIRMRTALARKKGKEHDPVKLRKDIPGQ
- a CDS encoding CitMHS family transporter, with the translated sequence MLTFLGFAMVITFMYLIMTKRLSALIALILVPILFALFGGFSAKIGPMMLEGISKLAPTGVMLMFAILYFALMIDSGLFDPAVRKILKLVKGDPLKVSVGTAVLALVVSLDGDGATTYMICCAAMLPLYSRLGMSPRIMAGLIILAGGVMNMTPWGGPTARAASALHVDPSDIFVPMIPAMAFGVAAILAIAYWYGKRERARLGELHLPTDDIDHSEISVSQFPEARRPKLIWFNGALTAALMVALIAGVLPLPVLFMIAFSIAMIVNYPCLQQQKDRIAAHASSVLAVSGLIFAAGIFTGILSGTGMVDAMSKSLLAVIPEAFGPYMAVITAIVSMPFTFFMSNDAFYYGVLPVLSEFASHYGVTPVEMARASIVGQPVHLLSPLVPSTYLLVALAGIEFGDHQRFTLKWAVLVCLCIMAGALALGTFPLFSSL
- a CDS encoding GFA family protein — its product is MVDVVEGGCHCGALRYRLQADLGDVAHCHCSICRRVSGGTLVTWVTLPLAGFQWLAGSPQRYMAPQSCSRYFCGNCGAHVALVTAHSPETIDVTVATLDHPERVPANRHIWVGSRLPWLQVDQGLPEEDEESL
- a CDS encoding DUF7844 domain-containing protein, which gives rise to MKRVRAWLLGCALTLLGTPALADLQLVLQRDGLDPAQQQATQTLLDEAMAKLPPRFKQQLDRQILVGWTERMPEDAYGQASPVASLELNRRLLPGLVDGSAAREKTNRPHGTVREELLATVLHELTHIYDRARLWPDAERQLISRCKRQQGALGKVGLPQDCRGQAERRFTLSDDPRLLDLAGWPQYVGRRGEREQHNGQLVRSPDAYELSSPKEFIAVNMEYFLLDPSYGCRRPALNQYLRDHFGWAPQQDTCARGLPFLNAGNDFARQPLGEIDPERVYEVDYLLAEANQNWVSRWGHSMLRLVICAPGRPRGPACRLDLDQSLVLSYRAFVNDVQLSSWDGLTGAYPSRLFVLPLGQVIDEYTKTELRSLASVPLKLSRGEIENLVRQAAEMHWSYDGNYYFLSNNCAVESLKLLRSGTGNPRLNDLDSIMPNGLLEVLKGRGLADTHVLDDPREALRLGYRFDSYRDRYQAMFEVLRKQLPIKQTSVEDWLALDAEQRRQWFDRADLRTSAALLLLEQAGLRRQLLLAQDEVKQRYLNGRALKDGSFDKANETLQAMLANSGFLSRPAELLGAGGYGLPQPAERKQLEQVSSERQAQLLRLSTDLDQQVRALLGPERGREIKAVEANIKQVGEHLRALHKAAGGLQLP
- a CDS encoding DUF2388 domain-containing protein, which produces MRKPLIAATLGMLLLADLAQAHTLVATSNIIVRAFGRSIDFTSDTTTSIRDSKVVREAHDDAASFVASNGDIRGAQLEAAFDTLRARVPEARDASDQVLAEAILAL
- a CDS encoding DUF2388 domain-containing protein — its product is MRYLLPSLFALACMSSAQAMDTTTQSLVISGYVTSQVTAAPFDHKLVAAARDDAAAFVASDGRIRGARLQAALDMLHQDLARPCVGDRELAEAILVQ
- a CDS encoding DUF2388 domain-containing protein is translated as MSRYHLFGAALLLSLAGAANATSFVVTTDAVVGAVAASTDATSDISSSFRDDKIVKAARDDAASFVGSDGAIRGAKLESAFAHIRQQLPELQASDAQLARAILAI
- a CDS encoding DUF1127 domain-containing protein, with protein sequence MERTLSSDLVFEKAQASNAALPLRVLSTLVLWQRRMASRRQLARLDSRLLADAGISESQRYEELSKPFWR
- a CDS encoding NorM family multidrug efflux MATE transporter is translated as MHVAPTTELKALLRLAGPLIASQLAHMLMVLTDTLMMARISPQALAGGGLGAASYSFVSIFCLGVIAAVGTLVAIRKGANDTEGVTRLAQSGLWLAWGLALVSALVMWNLKPVLLLFGQKPENVDSAMQLLTLLPLALPGYMTFMALRGFTSALGHSTPVMVISLVGTVFNYLFNHALIEGMFGLPKLGLMGIGLVTAVVTLGMAIALALYIRWHKAYAAYPLRKGLSRPSLPALRELWRLGLPIGGTYMVEVGLFAFAALCMGVLGSTELAAHQIALQIVSTAFMVPTGLSYAVTMRVGLYYGAGNLLAARSAGRVGIGFGASLMFAFAALFWLLPDVLVGLFIDRNDPAFAAIFMLAVQLVMVAAWFELFDGVQTIAMGSIRGLKDAKTTFLIGLVCYWLVGAPSAWLFAFNLGGGAQGIWWGLALGLACAAVALTFGFEWRMKRLLGKAERARGAAVSV